The Pleurodeles waltl isolate 20211129_DDA chromosome 6, aPleWal1.hap1.20221129, whole genome shotgun sequence genome has a segment encoding these proteins:
- the HES4 gene encoding transcription factor HES-4: protein MPAGSMEKPGTVSPMAGAPACGAQTPDKPKSASEHRKSSKPIMEKRRRARINESLGQLKTLILDALKKDSSRHSKLEKADILEMTVKHLRNLQRVQMTAALSADPTVLGKYRAGFNECMNEVTRFLSTCEGVNTEVRTRLLGHLSGCLGGMAAMNYPQHVQPGPGPCKLNSSETPKVYGGFQLVPATDGQFAFLIPSHSPVLQPLCAVNGGQQPTSPGQGLPTFAHKLPPVSQALSPRGLSTGPESVWRPW from the exons ATGCCCGCTGGTAGTATGGAGAAACCTGGCACTGTCTCGCCTATGGCAGGAGCCCCCGCGTGCGGTGCCCAGACCCCGGACAAGCCCAAGAGTGCCAGCGAGCACCGCAAG TCCTCGAAGCCCATCATGGAGAAGCGCCGTCGGGCCCGCATCAACGAGAGCCTGGGCCAGTTAAAGACGCTCATCCTGGACGCGCTCAAGAAAGAC AGCTCAAGGCACTCCAAACTAGAGAAAGCAGACATCCTCGAGATGACAGTCAAGCACTTGAGAAACCTTCAGCGGGTGCAAATGACAG CTGCTCTGAGCGCAGACCCAACCGTGCTGGGAAAGTACCGAGCAGGCTTCAATGAATGCATGAACGAGGTGACCCGCTTCTTGTCCACCTGCGAAGGGGTGAACACCGAGGTGCGCACAAGGCTCCTGGGCCACCTATCCGGCTGTTTGGGTGGCATGGCGGCCATGAACTATCCGCAGCACGTCCAGCCTGGACCCGGCCCTTGCAAACTCAACTCCTCCGAGACCCCAAAAGTGTACGGCGGCTTCCAGCTGGTGCCCGCCACTGACGGACAGTTCGCGTTCCTCATACCGAGCCACAGCCCCGTCCTGCAGCCTTTATGCGCGGTCAACGGGGGTCAGCAACCAACTTCCCCCGGACAGGGCCTTCCCACTTTTGCCCACAAACTGCCACCTGTGTCTCAGGCATTGAGCCCACGGGGGCTCAGCACAGGTCCTGAATCCGTGTGGAGACCGTGGTGA